A region from the Alnus glutinosa chromosome 5, dhAlnGlut1.1, whole genome shotgun sequence genome encodes:
- the LOC133868798 gene encoding uncharacterized protein LOC133868798: MAKSMRSKKEKRLRAIRREIVEPFYDNKDAAKLAAQEAALAAPKLPARPSSTSTDTTTTTNAMDVEMADGNQNLHSLKPTGGIGKKSNRKFKMGKGKRGGKGIRRKHHI, from the exons atGGCGAAGTCAATGAGGTCgaagaaagagaagaggctTCGAGCGATTCGGAGAGAGATAGTGGAGCCCTTCTACGACAACAAAGACGCCGCTAAGCTCGCTGCTCAGGAGGCTGCCCTCGCCGCCCCTAAGCTCCCCGCCCGTCCCTCTTCTACCAGTACCGATACCACTACAACTACAAACGCTATGg ATGTGGAGATGGCTGATGGGAATCAAAACTTGCATTCTTTAAAGCCTACAGGTGGAATAGGGAAGAAGTCCAATAGGAAGTTCAAGATGGGTAAAGGCAAGCGCGGTGGTAAGGGCATTAGGAGGAAGCACCATATTTGA
- the LOC133869292 gene encoding receptor-like protein EIX1, which yields MLFFSSDVVKLDLKNPFPVSEFYFLNGESSTPYTEYEYRRDEVEQAYHKSCLGGKISPSLLNLQHLSYLDLSLNNFNGYTVPRFLGSLESLTYLNLSFSMFAEIIPTHLGNLSRLQYLDLNSFSSSIDLYYSSPTLEVESLQWLAGFPSLKYLNLGNINLQKVLNWVDAVNMLPSLVELHLVNCGLVSLPQSISSINFTLLSVLDLSSNSFNSFIPHWLSNVSGLSTINLDSSSLRGAIPIGLGHLTSLRILDIAGNHFTGKIPSSFANLCNLQTLYLRSNNISGEITEFVNGLSQCSNSSMEYLDLSKNRFLGGKLPYSLGGLKNLKTIEFQGCSFWGSIPDSIGNMSSLQTFDLSNNKMNGTIPESIGKLSMLVSLSLARNSWEGVLIETHFQNLTRLKSLSLSTKFSAKWTLVLDVKHDWVPPFMLTEIKLEKMQISPNFPAWLKTQNELKYLWLNNVGISDTIPHDLWKFCPNVTSWSLSGNKLRGQVPYFQFHPLAYYIDLSSNHLEGPLPLFPGNLSDISLYNNMFSGPIPENIVELLPKLSWLDLSSNTIIGRIPYSIGKLKELTCLILRNNSLSGKLPPHCKDLQQLWLLDLSENNISGNVPSSMRHLGSLGVLSLGQNRLEGELPSFFRNYGNLQTLDLGGNKFSGKLPTWIGESLPYILRLSLRSNLFYGNIPQQLCLLSGFRILDLAHNEFSGAIPQCLGSFSNDKNSEIPYGEQMMLVSKGREYLYDDPILYLVHSIDLSGNNLSGEIPDNITSISKLVSLNLSMNHLSGRIPKKIGNLHMLESLDLSMNELSGPIPKSLSSLNFLSRLNLSFNNLFGKIPNGNQLQTLHDSSIYESNALLCGPPLSTKCSEDEIRPRVKPNGGNRVANKNGNGIESISFYISMAAGFIVGFWGVCGTLIIKTSWRQAYFRSFDKLKDKIVVLVMIKIVHLQRKFKSERS from the coding sequence atgcttttttttagtagtgatGTCGTCAAGCTTGACCTCAAAAACCCATTTCCAGTgagtgaattttattttctcaatgGAGAAAGCTCGACCCCATATACAGAATATGAGTATCGTCGTGATGAAGTAGAACAAGCTTACCACAAGTCATGCTTGGGGGGTAAGATAAGTCCTTCATTACTCAATTTACAACATTTGAGTTACCTAGACCTAAGCTTGAATAATTTTAATGGATACACTGTTCCGAGGTTTTTGGGTTCCCTTGAGAGTTTGACATATCtcaatctctctttctcaatGTTTGCCGAAATTATTCCTACCCATCTTGGGAATCTATCAAGGCTACAATATCTAGACCTCAATTCATTTTCATCCTCCATCGACCTTTATTATTCCTCTCCAACATTGGAGGTTGAAAGTCTGCAGTGGCTTGCTGGTTTTCCTTCTCTTAAGTACCTTAATTTGGGAAATATTAATCTTCAGAAAGTACTAAATTGGGTTGATGCGGTTAATATGCTCCCTTCCTTGGTGGAGTTGCACCTAGTTAATTGTGGACTTGTTAGTCTTCCTCAATCTATTTCCTCCATCAACTTCACATTGCTTTCAGTGCTTGATCTCTCTTCCAACAGTTTTAACTCCTTCATACCTCACTGGTTGTCAAATGTGAGTGGCCTTTCAACAATCAATCTTGATTCCAGTTCGCTTAGAGGTGCTATTCCAATTGGTCTGGGACATCTAACCAGCTTGCGCATCTTGGATATAGCTGGCAACCATTTTACTGGAAAGATTCCGAGCTCATTTGCCAACCTTTGCAATTTGCAAACATTATATCTGCGGAGCAACAATATAAGTGGGGAGATAACCGAGTTTGTGAACGGCTTGTCTCAATGTTCCAACAGTAGCATGGAGTATCTAGATTTGAGTAAAAATAGGTTCCTTGGGGGGAAATTGCCCTATTCATTGGGAGGACTCAAGAATTTGAAAACTATTGAATTCCAAGGTTGTTCTTTTTGGGGTTCAATTCCAGATTCTATTGGAAACATGTCTTCATTGCAAACATTTGACCTCTCGAACAATAAAATGAACGGAACAATTCCAGAAAGCATCGGGAAACTGTCAATGCTTGTTTCGTTGAGCCTTGCTCGGAATTCTTGGGAAGGTGTCCTAATTGAAACTCATTTTCAAAATCTCACCCGATTAAAATCTCTTAGCTTGTCTACGAAATTTTCTGCGAAATGGACATTGGTTTTAGATGTCAAACATGATTGGGTTCCTCCTTTTATGctaacagaaattaaattaGAAAAGATGCAGATCAGCCCAAACTTTCCAGCGTGgctaaaaacacaaaatgaaCTCAAATATCTTTGGCTCAACAATGTTGGCATTTCTGACACCATTCCGCATGACCTTTGGAAGTTTTGCCCAAATGTCACCTCTTGGAGTCTATCCGGGAACAAACTACGTGGACAGGTACCATACTTTCAATTTCACCCTTTGGCATATTATATTGATTTGAGTTCCAACCACTTAGAGGGTCCACTCCCACTTTTTCCTGGTAATTTGAGTGACATATCTCTCTATAATAATATGTTTTCTGGACCTATTCCTGAAAACATAGTGGAGCTACTACCCAAGTTATCTTGGTTGGACCTGTCTTCAAATACAATTATTGGTAGAATTCCCTACTCTATTGGAAAGCTAAAGGAATTGACATGTCTTATTTTGAGAAACAATTCCCTATCCGGGAAACTACCCCCTCATTGTAAGGATTTACAACAGTTATGGTTGTTGGACTTGTCAGAGAACAATATATCCGGTAATGTTCCCAGTTCAATGCGACATCTGGGTTCATTAGGGGTATTATCATTGGGCCAAAATCGTCTTGAAGGAGAGCTTCCCTCTTTCTTTAGAAACTATGGAAACTTGCAAACCCTTGATCTTGGAGGAAACAAATTCTCTGGAAAACTTCCAACATGGATAGGAGAAAGTCTACCATATATATTGAGGTTAAGCCTAAGGTCCAACTTGTTTTATGGGAACATACCTCAACAATTATGCCTTCTTTCAGGTTTTCGAATCCTAGACCTTGCACACAATGAATTTTCAGGAGCAATCCCTCAATGTTTAGGAAGCTTCAGCAATGATAAAAATAGTGAAATTCCATATGGTGAGCAAATGATGCTGGTTTCAAAAGGAAGAGAATATCTATACGATGATCCAATCCTTTATCTTGTTCATTCAATAGACCTTTCGGGTAACAACCTATCAGGAGAAATACCTGATAATATAACAAGCATCTCGAAATTGGTCAGTTTGAATTTATCAATGAACCATCTGTCTGGCAGAATTCCTAAAAAAATCGGGAATTTACACATGTTAGAATCACTTGATCTCTCAATGAATGAGCTATCTGGTCCTATTCCTAAAAGCTtgtcttctttgaacttcttaaGTCGCTTGAATTTGTCATTCAACAACTTGTTTGGAAAGATTCCAAATGGGAATCAACTTCAAACACTTCATGACTCTTCTATCTACGAAAGTAATGCTTTACTCTGTGGACCTCCTCTTTCGACCAAGTGTTCAGAAGACGAAATTAGACCGAGAGTAAAACCAAATGGTGGTAATAGAGTAGCCAACAAAAATGGAAACGGAATTGAGTCAATCTCGTTCTACATTAGCATGGCAGCTGGATTTATTGTTGGATTTTGGGGAGTTTGTGGAACACTGATTATCAAAACTTCATGGAGACAAGCTTACTTCAGAAGCTTTGATAAATTGAAAGACAAGATTGTTGTGCTCGTTATGATCAAAATTGTTCACTTGCAACGGAAGTTCAAGTCGGAGAGAAGTTGA